The following proteins come from a genomic window of Aquimarina sp. MAR_2010_214:
- a CDS encoding transporter — MIKSAIFEPNLLNMCPKSILLLITLFLCSLTVSAQYTEKINTNRPGTSQGAFSVGNNVLQVEGGFGFGKEKHKLLNTKTNVFKLDYSVRYGLLIEQLELRLNGTFRADGVKQTIGGNEEKIKRSNFEVNTIGAKYLIYDPYKRPKKDSTNYDELKSWKERYRFKWKSLIPAVSAYVGANFVSKDNPFTAPNDDSFSPKIVLMTQNNWTTSLNGNWVLVTNLIVDKVTTDDPIIGWIITSTHTINEKWAAFGEYQGQKSDFYSDNILRLGGAYLYNKDLQLDANVAFNFKDTPSMFTLSFGASYRFDWHTKDEIIEQPGLEGGVKEGEEENEGKEENEEGNEGEFDELEEGEEIENDSLKLGKTPFVNDFEDDGFREEIEKDLDERRTEERLERERIENEKISKKEDKKFRKEEARRLKREAKEARKAEKAEIQAEKEKQKMIDDIDAELDKIEKEQGVDQELQDIDKELQELEKMEKELELDNKEKEEKKEEKQEKKEEEKQEEDVDAEYEKYQKEQEKNKKAEEKRRRKEEKKRQKEEKKRKKEEQKRKNKEEKDNKTDDSDLDKELEKIDQ; from the coding sequence ATGATAAAATCTGCTATATTTGAACCAAATCTATTGAATATGTGCCCTAAGTCTATTCTATTATTAATTACCCTATTTTTATGTAGCCTAACGGTTTCTGCACAATATACCGAGAAGATCAATACCAATAGACCTGGTACATCACAAGGTGCTTTCTCAGTTGGTAATAATGTTTTACAAGTAGAAGGTGGTTTTGGTTTTGGAAAAGAGAAACATAAACTCCTTAATACAAAGACTAATGTTTTTAAGCTTGATTATTCTGTGCGATATGGCTTGTTAATTGAACAATTAGAACTTAGACTTAATGGTACATTTAGAGCAGATGGAGTTAAACAAACTATTGGTGGTAACGAAGAAAAAATAAAGAGAAGTAATTTTGAAGTAAATACGATTGGTGCAAAATACCTGATTTACGATCCGTATAAAAGACCAAAGAAAGATTCTACTAATTATGATGAATTAAAAAGCTGGAAAGAGCGCTACAGGTTTAAGTGGAAAAGTCTTATCCCAGCAGTTTCTGCTTATGTAGGAGCAAACTTTGTATCAAAAGACAACCCATTTACTGCACCTAATGATGATAGCTTTAGTCCAAAGATTGTTTTAATGACTCAAAATAACTGGACCACCAGTTTAAATGGAAATTGGGTATTAGTCACTAACTTAATTGTTGATAAGGTCACTACAGATGATCCGATTATTGGTTGGATTATTACTTCTACTCATACAATTAATGAAAAATGGGCTGCTTTTGGAGAGTACCAGGGGCAGAAAAGTGATTTTTATAGCGATAATATTCTTAGACTCGGAGGAGCTTATTTATACAATAAAGATTTACAATTGGATGCAAATGTTGCTTTCAATTTTAAAGACACTCCTTCTATGTTTACTTTAAGTTTTGGAGCATCTTATCGATTTGATTGGCACACCAAAGACGAGATTATTGAACAGCCAGGATTAGAAGGTGGTGTCAAAGAAGGAGAAGAAGAAAATGAAGGCAAAGAAGAAAACGAAGAAGGTAATGAAGGTGAATTTGATGAACTTGAAGAAGGTGAAGAGATTGAAAATGATAGTCTGAAATTAGGAAAAACTCCTTTTGTCAATGATTTTGAAGATGATGGTTTCAGAGAAGAAATTGAAAAAGATCTTGATGAAAGACGAACTGAAGAACGATTAGAGCGTGAGCGTATTGAAAACGAAAAGATTTCTAAAAAAGAAGATAAGAAATTTAGAAAAGAAGAAGCTAGACGCCTAAAACGTGAAGCAAAAGAGGCTAGAAAAGCTGAAAAAGCTGAAATCCAGGCAGAGAAAGAAAAGCAAAAAATGATCGATGATATTGATGCCGAATTGGATAAAATAGAGAAAGAACAAGGTGTTGATCAAGAACTACAAGATATAGATAAAGAGCTCCAGGAGCTCGAAAAAATGGAAAAAGAGTTAGAACTTGACAATAAAGAAAAGGAAGAGAAAAAAGAAGAAAAGCAAGAGAAAAAAGAAGAAGAAAAGCAAGAAGAAGATGTAGATGCTGAGTACGAAAAGTACCAAAAAGAGCAAGAAAAAAATAAAAAAGCAGAAGAGAAGAGAAGAAGAAAAGAGGAAAAAAAGCGTCAAAAAGAAGAAAAGAAAAGAAAAAAAGAAGAACAAAAACGCAAAAACAAAGAAGAAAAAGATAATAAGACAGATGACTCGGATCTTGACAAGGAATTAGAAAAAATAGATCAGTAA
- a CDS encoding YbaB/EbfC family nucleoid-associated protein, with the protein MFGDMMGMMGKLKETQQKVEETKERLNTVLVDEETSDGLLKITLTANREIKTISISDQLLEDREQLEDYLILTINKAIAKATKVNETELAAVAKEGMPNIPGLDLFK; encoded by the coding sequence ATGTTTGGAGATATGATGGGGATGATGGGTAAATTAAAAGAAACCCAGCAAAAAGTAGAGGAAACTAAAGAGAGATTAAATACCGTTTTGGTAGATGAAGAAACTTCTGATGGTTTGCTTAAAATTACACTCACCGCCAATAGAGAAATCAAAACAATCTCTATATCTGATCAATTATTAGAAGACAGAGAACAGTTAGAAGATTATCTAATTTTAACCATAAACAAAGCTATTGCTAAAGCTACGAAGGTTAATGAAACTGAATTAGCTGCAGTTGCTAAAGAAGGTATGCCAAATATTCCTGGATTGGATCTGTTCAAATAG
- a CDS encoding S9 family peptidase, whose product MTTPDTKVQSPIAEKKLKNLKKHGDVRVDSYFWLNDRENQEVIDYLEQENNYNDKMTAHTKKFQTNLFEEMKSRIKEDDSSVPYKLNGYWYLTRFEKGKDYPIYSRKKESLDAEEEILFDCNKEAEGHSYYRLSGLSISPDNKLVAFGVDTVSRRKYTIRIKNLETGEVYPESIEITTGGSTWATDSKTLFYTKKNNETLRSDKIYRHVLGTPVSDDVEVFNETDDTFSTFVYKTKSKKFLVIGSSSTLTSEYRILRADDPTGEFKVFQPRIRGLEYGIAHYDDHFYVLTNADEATNFKLMKVSEDNTAKENWKDVISHRKDVLIEDVEIFKEYLVISERNNGLNKINIKRWDGTADYYLPFDNETYTAYVSANPDFDTKNLRYAYNSLTTPNSVIDFDMKSKEKEIKKEQDVLGGKFDKNNYISERVWATAEDGTKIPISLIYRKGIQKDRSNPLLQYGYGSYGSTIDPYFSTVRLSLLDRGFIYAIAHIRGSEYLGRSWYEEGKLLKKKNTFTDFIDCSKSLIAQGYTSANHLYAMGGSAGGLLMGAIVNMAPELYNGVVAAVPFVDVVSTMLDDSIPLTTGEYDEWGNPNEKEYYEYMKSYSPYDNIVAQEYPNMLVTAGLHDSQVQYWEPAKWVAKLRELKTDDNLLVLHTNMEAGHGGASGRFEALKEVAKEYAFLLDLEGIEE is encoded by the coding sequence ATGACAACACCAGATACCAAAGTTCAATCACCAATTGCAGAAAAAAAACTCAAAAATCTGAAGAAACACGGTGATGTTCGTGTTGATAGCTATTTCTGGTTAAATGATCGTGAAAACCAAGAAGTAATTGACTATTTAGAACAGGAGAATAACTATAACGATAAAATGACTGCTCATACAAAGAAATTTCAGACAAATCTTTTTGAAGAAATGAAAAGTCGTATTAAAGAGGATGATTCTTCGGTTCCTTATAAATTAAATGGGTATTGGTACTTAACCCGTTTTGAAAAAGGGAAAGATTATCCTATATATTCTAGAAAAAAAGAAAGTCTTGATGCAGAAGAAGAAATTCTTTTTGATTGCAATAAAGAAGCAGAAGGACATAGTTATTATAGGCTGTCTGGACTTAGTATTAGTCCTGATAATAAGCTAGTAGCATTTGGTGTAGATACTGTAAGTAGACGTAAATATACCATACGAATAAAAAATCTCGAAACAGGTGAAGTATACCCAGAAAGTATAGAAATTACTACAGGAGGAAGTACCTGGGCAACAGATAGTAAAACTTTGTTTTATACCAAAAAAAATAATGAAACACTACGATCTGATAAAATTTATAGACATGTTTTAGGAACTCCGGTGTCAGATGATGTAGAGGTTTTTAATGAGACTGATGATACTTTTTCGACATTTGTGTATAAAACCAAATCCAAAAAATTCCTTGTAATAGGATCAAGCAGTACATTAACTTCAGAATATAGAATTTTAAGAGCCGATGACCCTACTGGAGAATTTAAAGTTTTTCAACCAAGAATAAGAGGATTAGAATACGGAATAGCTCATTATGATGATCATTTTTATGTGTTGACTAATGCAGATGAAGCTACTAATTTTAAGCTAATGAAGGTGTCAGAGGATAACACTGCCAAAGAAAACTGGAAAGATGTTATTTCACACCGTAAAGACGTTTTGATTGAAGATGTAGAGATTTTTAAAGAGTATTTAGTAATTAGTGAGCGTAATAATGGTCTTAATAAAATCAATATTAAAAGATGGGATGGTACTGCTGATTATTATCTTCCTTTTGATAACGAAACGTACACTGCTTATGTGAGTGCAAACCCTGATTTTGATACCAAAAACCTAAGATATGCTTATAATTCTCTTACCACTCCTAATTCGGTGATTGATTTTGATATGAAATCTAAGGAGAAAGAGATAAAAAAGGAACAAGATGTACTTGGAGGTAAGTTTGATAAAAATAATTATATTTCAGAAAGAGTATGGGCAACAGCCGAAGATGGAACTAAGATTCCTATTTCTTTAATATACAGAAAAGGCATACAAAAGGATAGAAGTAACCCATTATTACAATATGGTTATGGTTCATATGGGTCAACTATAGATCCATATTTTTCTACAGTTCGATTAAGTTTGTTAGATAGAGGATTTATTTATGCTATTGCTCATATAAGAGGAAGTGAATATCTGGGAAGGTCTTGGTATGAAGAAGGAAAACTTCTTAAAAAAAAGAATACATTTACAGATTTTATTGATTGTTCAAAGTCTTTAATAGCGCAAGGATATACTTCTGCCAATCATTTATATGCTATGGGCGGGTCTGCAGGAGGGCTATTGATGGGAGCGATAGTTAATATGGCTCCAGAATTGTATAATGGTGTTGTGGCAGCGGTACCTTTTGTAGATGTTGTAAGCACTATGCTTGATGATAGTATACCTTTAACCACAGGAGAATACGATGAATGGGGGAATCCTAATGAAAAGGAGTATTATGAATATATGAAGTCATATTCTCCTTATGATAATATTGTAGCTCAAGAATACCCAAATATGTTAGTAACTGCAGGTTTACATGATTCTCAAGTGCAATATTGGGAACCGGCAAAATGGGTGGCGAAATTAAGAGAGTTAAAAACTGATGACAATTTATTGGTATTACATACAAATATGGAAGCTGGTCACGGAGGAGCTTCAGGAAGATTTGAAGCACTTAAAGAAGTGGCAAAAGAATATGCTTTTTTGTTAGATTTGGAAGGTATTGAAGAGTAA
- a CDS encoding YegP family protein: MFELKNKEGSSYHFTLKAKNGQVILSSEVYNSKSAAENGISSVKKNASEDGRYERKTAKNGKFYFNLKAGNGQVIGSSQMYASESGMENGINSVKENASGADTKEI, translated from the coding sequence ATGTTTGAACTCAAAAATAAGGAAGGGTCTAGCTATCATTTTACTTTAAAAGCTAAAAACGGACAAGTAATTTTAAGTAGTGAAGTATATAACAGTAAATCTGCAGCAGAAAACGGAATCTCGTCGGTTAAAAAAAATGCATCTGAAGATGGTCGATATGAACGTAAAACAGCTAAAAATGGTAAGTTTTATTTCAATCTAAAAGCTGGTAATGGCCAAGTAATAGGTAGTAGTCAAATGTATGCTTCTGAGTCTGGAATGGAAAACGGAATCAATTCTGTAAAAGAAAATGCATCTGGTGCTGATACTAAAGAAATTTAA
- a CDS encoding PLP-dependent cysteine synthase family protein, which produces MREDIRAYNNVLELIGDTPLIKLNRIMKDFPGNYYAKVESFNPGHSTKDRIALYIIEEAEKRGLIKPGDTIIETTSGNTGFSLAMVSVIKGYDCILAVSSKSSKDKIAMLKNMGAKVYVCPAHVSADDPRSYYQVAKRLHEEIKGSVYINQYFNELNIDAHYNSTGPEIWDQTNGKLTHFVACCGTGGTISGTARFLKEKNSDVCVMGIDAYGSVLKKYHETREFDEEEIYPYRIEGLGKNLIPTATDFDVIDKFEKVSDEDSAHTARELVKKEGLFLGYTSGAAIQGVKQLAEQGEFDENSNVVIILPDHGSRYMSKVFSDDWMTEQGFFDSKNEIDATKVQFIK; this is translated from the coding sequence ATGAGAGAAGATATTAGGGCTTATAATAATGTTTTAGAGCTTATTGGCGATACCCCGCTTATAAAATTAAACAGAATTATGAAAGACTTTCCGGGAAATTACTACGCAAAAGTAGAATCTTTTAACCCGGGACACTCCACCAAAGATAGGATTGCACTTTATATTATAGAAGAAGCAGAAAAAAGAGGTCTTATTAAACCTGGTGATACCATTATAGAAACAACAAGTGGTAATACTGGTTTTAGTTTGGCAATGGTTAGCGTTATCAAAGGCTATGACTGTATTCTTGCTGTTAGTTCTAAATCCTCTAAGGATAAAATAGCAATGCTTAAGAATATGGGAGCAAAGGTATATGTATGCCCGGCTCATGTTAGTGCAGACGATCCCAGATCTTATTATCAGGTGGCAAAAAGACTTCATGAAGAAATAAAAGGATCTGTATATATAAATCAATATTTCAACGAATTGAATATTGATGCTCATTACAATTCTACAGGGCCAGAAATTTGGGATCAAACCAATGGTAAGCTTACACATTTTGTAGCATGTTGTGGAACTGGAGGAACTATCTCAGGGACTGCCAGATTTTTAAAAGAAAAAAATAGTGATGTATGTGTTATGGGAATCGATGCTTATGGATCGGTTTTAAAGAAATATCATGAAACCAGAGAATTTGATGAGGAAGAAATATATCCTTATAGAATTGAAGGTTTAGGTAAAAATCTAATCCCTACTGCAACAGATTTTGATGTTATTGATAAATTTGAGAAAGTAAGTGATGAAGATAGTGCGCATACAGCCAGAGAATTAGTAAAGAAAGAAGGCTTGTTTCTAGGATATACAAGTGGAGCAGCAATACAAGGTGTAAAACAACTTGCAGAGCAGGGGGAGTTTGATGAAAACAGTAATGTTGTTATTATTCTTCCGGATCATGGATCACGATATATGAGTAAAGTATTTAGTGATGATTGGATGACAGAGCAAGGATTTTTTGATAGTAAAAATGAAATTGATGCAACAAAAGTTCAATTCATTAAATAA
- a CDS encoding DUF4834 family protein yields the protein MQEASLQGVLKIILIIILVYYGLKIITRLFGPLLLRYVTKKAGEKFKQQFDQYQQPQQSTEGEVTIEKKSKQNSSNKDVGEYIDYEEID from the coding sequence ATGCAGGAAGCATCACTACAAGGGGTATTAAAGATAATTCTCATTATAATCTTAGTATATTATGGACTAAAGATAATAACGCGGTTATTTGGTCCTCTATTGCTTAGATATGTTACAAAGAAAGCAGGAGAGAAATTTAAACAGCAATTTGATCAATATCAACAACCCCAGCAGTCTACAGAAGGTGAAGTAACTATTGAAAAAAAATCAAAACAAAATTCTTCTAATAAAGATGTAGGAGAATATATCGATTATGAGGAAATTGATTAA
- a CDS encoding YfhO family protein, whose translation MSLIKRFLPHILVVLGFVIVSLAYFNPVLSGKMLYQNDIKHYESMAKQQNEYRTNTGKETYWNNSAYGGMPTYQLGAKFPHDYMDKLDRLIRFLPRPADYLFLYLLSFYILMLVMRIPWKIAILGALAFGFSAYLIIIIGVGHNSKAHAIAYFPLVLSGIIMVFQKRYVWGFLLTALAMGLEIQANHYQMTYYLGLLTLVMGVAYFVDAIRKKEIPHFFKSVSTLVLAVLLGLATNATTLLSTSEYVDTSIRGKKLLAETTATSSEKNGLDYEYITEYSYGKLESLNLFVPKLMGLGRASDLGTDSAFYQKLIELGQPREQANYYAKVTGLYWGEQPFVEAPPYLGITVVFLALLGLLLVKGRLRWWLLAGMILSLALSWGKNFEFLTRFFIDYVPFYNKFRAVSSIQVILELLIPIAAVFGLHRFFNDKISIEERQKKFLISLGVFGGLCLIFWLFGGSLFSFKSSSEVQLGIEQPVIFDAIKEDRIAIMKSDSLRSLLFIILMGGVLWFSLKKKFSENITLIVLGALIVIDLVTVDRRSVDNEGFISKREYRNYFQPTAVDKEILKDESYFRVLDQARGFNNSHTNYFFNSINGYTAVRPRKMEDLYFGHIAKGNLQVINMLNVKYVIQQNKEGQLDVQQNPSINGAAWFVEELKFVDNYKKEFESLNTIDTKNTAVIRKDYQGDFEGFTPKKDSISTVSISKTQPNHLAYNVYAANPSFIVFSETYYKDGWNAYIDGKTTPIYPVNYMLRGLKVPAGKHSIEFKFEPQVVKTGSAITLTSSILFVLLIIGGLYFQYKKTGSLFSLAKEDK comes from the coding sequence ATGTCTTTAATCAAAAGATTCTTACCTCATATTCTTGTCGTTTTAGGTTTTGTAATAGTTTCATTGGCTTATTTTAACCCAGTATTAAGTGGGAAAATGCTCTATCAAAATGATATAAAGCATTATGAGAGTATGGCTAAACAACAAAACGAGTATCGAACTAATACCGGTAAAGAAACGTATTGGAATAATTCTGCTTATGGGGGAATGCCTACTTATCAACTGGGAGCAAAATTTCCACATGATTATATGGACAAATTGGATCGTTTGATTCGTTTTTTACCTAGACCAGCAGATTATCTTTTTCTTTATCTGCTTAGTTTTTATATTCTGATGCTTGTCATGCGTATCCCATGGAAGATTGCTATTTTGGGTGCATTAGCTTTTGGGTTTTCTGCGTACTTGATAATCATTATAGGTGTGGGGCATAATTCTAAAGCACATGCAATCGCTTACTTTCCGTTGGTTCTTTCAGGGATTATAATGGTTTTTCAGAAAAGATATGTTTGGGGATTTTTATTGACAGCACTGGCCATGGGCTTAGAAATACAAGCCAATCATTATCAGATGACTTATTACCTGGGATTACTTACTCTAGTTATGGGAGTAGCTTATTTTGTTGATGCTATACGAAAAAAAGAAATTCCACATTTTTTTAAATCTGTAAGTACATTGGTATTAGCTGTGCTATTAGGATTGGCGACAAATGCAACAACTTTATTATCTACATCAGAATATGTCGACACCAGTATTAGAGGTAAAAAATTATTGGCAGAAACTACAGCGACTTCTTCAGAGAAGAATGGATTGGATTATGAATATATTACAGAATACAGTTATGGTAAATTAGAATCATTAAATCTTTTTGTTCCAAAATTAATGGGATTAGGTCGAGCATCTGATTTGGGTACAGATTCTGCTTTTTATCAAAAACTGATTGAATTAGGACAACCGAGAGAGCAAGCTAATTATTATGCTAAAGTTACGGGGCTATATTGGGGAGAACAACCTTTTGTAGAGGCTCCTCCATATTTGGGGATAACAGTAGTGTTTTTAGCACTTTTAGGGTTGTTGTTGGTTAAAGGAAGACTTCGCTGGTGGCTATTAGCCGGAATGATATTATCACTCGCTTTGAGTTGGGGTAAGAATTTCGAATTTCTAACAAGGTTTTTTATAGATTATGTACCTTTCTATAATAAGTTTAGAGCAGTATCAAGTATTCAGGTTATTTTAGAATTACTAATACCTATTGCTGCTGTTTTTGGATTACATCGTTTCTTTAATGATAAAATATCTATTGAAGAAAGGCAAAAGAAATTTTTAATTTCATTAGGAGTTTTTGGAGGATTGTGTCTGATTTTTTGGCTGTTTGGAGGAAGTTTGTTTAGTTTTAAATCATCTTCTGAAGTTCAATTAGGGATTGAGCAACCTGTTATTTTTGATGCCATCAAAGAAGATCGAATTGCAATTATGAAAAGTGATAGCTTGCGTTCACTTTTGTTTATAATTCTAATGGGAGGTGTGCTTTGGTTTAGTTTAAAGAAAAAGTTTTCAGAAAATATTACCCTTATCGTACTAGGAGCACTAATTGTAATAGATTTGGTTACTGTAGATAGACGTAGTGTTGATAATGAAGGTTTTATCTCTAAGCGTGAATACAGAAACTATTTTCAACCAACTGCGGTGGATAAAGAAATCCTAAAAGACGAATCCTATTTTAGAGTATTAGATCAGGCTAGAGGTTTTAATAATTCACACACGAATTACTTCTTTAATTCTATTAATGGATATACTGCAGTACGCCCCAGAAAAATGGAAGATCTGTATTTTGGTCATATTGCCAAGGGTAATTTGCAAGTAATTAATATGCTTAACGTAAAATATGTAATTCAACAAAATAAAGAAGGACAACTAGACGTTCAGCAAAATCCCTCAATTAATGGAGCAGCTTGGTTTGTTGAAGAGCTAAAGTTTGTAGATAATTATAAAAAGGAATTTGAATCTTTAAATACTATAGATACCAAAAATACGGCGGTTATTAGAAAAGATTATCAAGGAGATTTTGAAGGTTTTACGCCTAAAAAAGATAGCATTTCTACAGTTTCAATTTCTAAAACCCAGCCTAATCATCTGGCATATAATGTATATGCTGCTAATCCTAGTTTTATTGTTTTCTCTGAAACATATTATAAAGATGGTTGGAACGCATATATTGATGGGAAAACTACACCTATATATCCAGTAAATTATATGTTAAGAGGCCTAAAAGTACCAGCAGGAAAACATTCAATAGAATTTAAATTCGAACCTCAGGTTGTTAAAACAGGTAGTGCTATTACACTTACAAGCTCTATTCTTTTTGTTTTATTAATAATAGGAGGATTGTATTTTCAATATAAGAAAACAGGGAGTTTATTCTCTTTAGCAAAAGAAGATAAGTAA
- a CDS encoding GNAT family N-acetyltransferase codes for MITIKEITSKGDLTTFVKFPFELYKDSPYYVPSIIKEEVDVMNPKKNPVFRNSDAKYFLAYKGDTIVGRIAAIINWIEVNEQKKPKVRFGWFDVIDDIEVTKALLEKVSEYGTQHGLEYMEGPVGFSNMDKAGILIKGFEELNTMITWYNYPYYSKHMEQLNFEPAATWVEYKIRVPKKTKEKVIKFAQVIKERYQLQLLKFNKSKEILQYADDMFDLLNKTYSSLQTFVPIQQYQIDMYKKKYLPYLNPEYITCIADKTGKLIAFSIVMPSFSKALKKMNGKVYPLRFLHILKAQRRNDTAAFYLIGVDPEYQNKGVTALIFKEMNEAFLRNGIEVVETNPELEENKAIQALWNGYEHEQHKMRRTFRKNI; via the coding sequence ATGATTACGATTAAAGAAATTACTTCAAAAGGAGATTTAACAACGTTTGTTAAATTTCCTTTTGAATTATATAAAGATTCCCCATATTATGTTCCTTCTATTATTAAGGAAGAAGTAGATGTGATGAATCCAAAGAAGAATCCTGTTTTTAGAAACTCTGACGCAAAATATTTCTTAGCTTACAAAGGCGACACTATAGTAGGAAGAATCGCTGCAATTATAAATTGGATTGAGGTAAACGAACAAAAAAAACCAAAAGTACGTTTTGGATGGTTTGATGTCATTGATGATATTGAAGTAACTAAAGCATTATTAGAGAAAGTTTCAGAATACGGAACTCAACACGGATTAGAATACATGGAAGGTCCTGTAGGTTTTTCTAATATGGATAAAGCAGGAATTCTTATTAAAGGATTTGAAGAGCTAAATACCATGATTACCTGGTACAACTACCCTTACTATTCAAAACATATGGAGCAACTTAATTTTGAGCCTGCAGCTACATGGGTAGAATATAAAATAAGAGTTCCGAAAAAGACGAAAGAAAAGGTAATAAAATTTGCCCAGGTAATTAAAGAACGTTATCAACTTCAGCTCCTTAAATTTAACAAAAGTAAAGAGATACTTCAATATGCTGACGACATGTTTGATCTACTAAATAAGACCTATAGTAGCTTACAAACTTTTGTTCCTATACAGCAATATCAAATAGATATGTATAAGAAGAAATACTTACCATATCTAAATCCCGAGTACATTACTTGCATCGCAGATAAAACAGGCAAACTTATAGCGTTTTCGATCGTAATGCCTTCATTTTCTAAAGCTTTGAAAAAAATGAACGGTAAAGTCTACCCGCTAAGGTTTCTACATATCCTAAAAGCACAGCGTAGAAATGATACAGCAGCTTTTTATCTTATAGGAGTAGACCCAGAATACCAAAACAAAGGAGTTACTGCACTTATTTTTAAAGAAATGAATGAAGCTTTTCTTCGTAATGGGATCGAAGTTGTCGAAACTAATCCCGAGCTTGAAGAGAATAAAGCGATCCAAGCCCTTTGGAATGGCTATGAACACGAACAACATAAGATGAGACGAACATTTAGAAAAAATATTTAG
- a CDS encoding aminotransferase class I/II-fold pyridoxal phosphate-dependent enzyme → MRDLFDKIYKDKGPLGKWADQAEGYFVFPKLEGPISNRMRFQGREVITWSINDYLGLANKEEVRKVDAEAAAAYGSAYPMGARMMSGHTDLHEQLQDELAEFVDKEAAYLLNFGYQGMVSTIDALVSKDDIIVYDVDAHACIIDGVRLHQGQRYTYRHNNIESIDKNLMRATKMAQKTGGGILLISEGVFGMRGEQGRLKEIVALKEKYNFRLFVDDAHGFGTLGATGAGTGEEQGIQDQIDVYFATFAKSMASTGAFIAADQEIIDYLKYNLRSQMFAKSLQMQLVVGALKRLDMLRTMPELKAKLWQNVNNLQNGLRERGFDLGTTQSCVTPVYLKGSIPEAMALVKDLRENYGIFCSIVVYPVIPKGLILLRLIPTASHTLEDIEETLNAFSAIRERLENGTYKRISAAVAAAMGE, encoded by the coding sequence ATGAGAGATTTATTTGATAAGATTTATAAAGACAAAGGGCCATTAGGAAAGTGGGCGGATCAGGCAGAAGGATATTTTGTTTTTCCTAAACTAGAAGGGCCTATATCAAATAGAATGAGGTTTCAAGGGAGAGAAGTAATTACCTGGAGTATCAATGACTATTTGGGATTAGCAAATAAAGAAGAAGTTCGTAAGGTAGATGCAGAGGCGGCTGCAGCTTACGGATCTGCATATCCAATGGGAGCTAGGATGATGAGTGGGCATACAGATCTTCATGAACAATTACAAGATGAATTGGCAGAATTTGTCGATAAAGAGGCAGCATATTTATTAAATTTTGGATACCAGGGAATGGTTTCTACAATTGATGCACTAGTAAGTAAAGATGATATTATTGTGTATGATGTAGATGCGCATGCATGTATTATTGATGGAGTTCGATTACATCAAGGGCAGCGATACACCTATCGACATAACAATATAGAAAGTATTGATAAAAACTTGATGAGAGCCACAAAAATGGCGCAAAAGACCGGAGGAGGGATTTTACTGATTTCTGAAGGAGTTTTTGGAATGCGAGGAGAACAAGGAAGGTTAAAAGAAATTGTTGCTTTAAAAGAAAAGTATAACTTTAGATTGTTTGTTGATGATGCACATGGATTTGGGACATTAGGAGCAACAGGAGCAGGAACAGGTGAGGAGCAAGGGATTCAGGATCAAATAGATGTATACTTTGCTACTTTTGCTAAATCTATGGCGAGTACAGGAGCATTTATTGCAGCTGACCAAGAGATTATAGATTATTTAAAATATAATTTACGTTCTCAAATGTTTGCAAAATCATTGCAGATGCAATTAGTAGTAGGAGCTCTTAAGCGTTTAGATATGCTTAGAACGATGCCTGAACTAAAGGCTAAACTATGGCAGAATGTAAATAATTTACAGAATGGACTTAGGGAAAGAGGTTTTGATTTAGGAACTACCCAGAGTTGTGTGACACCAGTGTATTTAAAAGGAAGTATTCCTGAAGCTATGGCTCTGGTAAAAGATCTTAGGGAAAATTATGGGATTTTCTGCTCTATTGTAGTATATCCTGTTATACCTAAAGGTTTGATATTGCTAAGGTTAATTCCTACAGCTTCTCATACTTTGGAAGATATAGAAGAAACACTTAATGCGTTTTCTGCAATACGAGAACGATTAGAAAACGGAACTTATAAACGTATATCTGCTGCTGTTGCTGCTGCAATGGGAGAGTGA